A stretch of DNA from Diospyros lotus cultivar Yz01 chromosome 14, ASM1463336v1, whole genome shotgun sequence:
GCTTTGTCATCACTGACCTATAAGAGATGGTATTGTGCAACTGCTCTTATATTTCTTTGTTGCACAACTCTGTAATTTGAGAGATTGGATCGATCCTTCTGAAGATTAGCTGCTGCCAGTTGTTGAATCTGGATGATCGAAATATGCCAGTGACCTGATTCTGGGAATGGAATTTGTATTTAAATGTCTGGAGATTTAGTGTTAcatatttatgttatatatagTTGCCCTTTCTCTACTCTTTAGACTATCTCTTTTAAATCACGCAGAGGCTGTTGGTTTTGGATGGATGCAATGTGCATGGTGTGATTCACTACAGCAACAACTTGTTTGAGCCTCTCTAGTTAGATTGGCAAAGGCCCGAACCAATTCTGTTATCATTTTTCTGAAAACAAACTCAGAATCACAAGCATACGGACGAGTTCGAAAGGCACTTTATTTTAGCTTTATGCAGCAGCTTTTTTTTTGGCCTTGAATGCAAACTCTTTCCTCTCAGCAGTAGTTATTTCTGCAAGGCCTCTTTTTGTGCGTAAGTTCTCTCAGTCTGGCCTCGTCCACTTCCATTATTATTCACTTTCTGTTATTATATATGTAACTCTTGTATCTCTTCTCTCTGACTCTGGGTGTGGTTTTCAGAAATGGGGTTTTGCATGTTGAGTGTGTTCATTATTATTGGGGTTGCGGTGGTGGCTGTGAAAGTGGCTGAGGGGCAGATAGTTCCGATGCTGTGTGTGTTTGGGGACTCAGTGGTAGATGTGGGAAACAATAACAACCTGAATACAATGATAAAGGCCAACTTCCTTACTCATGGCAGGGAGTTTGTTACCCACAAACTTACTGGCAGGTTCTGCAATGGGAAGCTTGCCACTGACTTCACTggtaatctctctctccctctctctctctttctctctctctccaaatgTTAAATTGTTAACACATACTTACATGTAGAATTATTATGTGATGATGGCCACAGCCGAGTACCTTGGTTTCAGCTCCTACCCCCCAACTTACCTCAGCCAGGATGCCAATGGAAAGAACCTCTTGACTGGCGCCAACTTTGCCTCTGGTTATTTTGACGGCACAGCACAGTTCTATGTAAGTAAAGTAAATGACAAAAAAGCTCTCCCCCTCTGCTAAAAAAAAAGTTTCGACGTGACTGTGTCAGCTAAATTAAGGGATAAATTGGGTATTTCACCTGGTCACTCCAACAAAGTTGGCATGTATATCACTTTCCTTTCACTAACTGGCAATTTGATatagttttttaatattaggTTAGTGTAATTTCGAAATCACACTAGAATTagagaatttaaaattttcctaGTCTCTTTTTGGtgaaaaatcattcaaaattaGAGTATTCTATgtattgtaaatttaatttcaggAGGCAATTTGATATAGTTTTTTAATAATACGTTAGTATAATTTCTGAAAAGTGAAagatattatgtatttttcccccccaaatctcaagaatGTCAAATATAATTTACCCCACTTTCTATGAACACAACAGCACATCAAACAGATGTATATAGCTAACCAACTAGAGTACGATGAATATTGTTTCTGTAGGGTGCAATTTCACTGAGCCAGCAGCTGGCATACTACAAGGAGTACCAAGACGAATTGGTGGGTACCAAGACGAATGGAATCCACCTATTGAGTGCTGGGAGCAGTGACTTCCTTCAAACAATTACTACTTCAATCCTCTCCTCCAAGCCCTCTCCCCTGATCAGTTTTCAGACCTTCTCATCAGATCCTTCTCTTCTTTTGTCCAGGTTAGTTCCCAATAATCCTCTCCTCTCTTCTAAATCCAAATACATTTATAAACTCCATCCCAAAGCTTGAGGCTCTGactttgcaagaattatgagaGAGCAGAAACCATACCATTGctatcaaaatttattattctcatttatatatatatatattacagacACAGCTAGAATCTCTCTTAATAAACATCAACATTTACCGATTGTGACAAAATTTGTATAGGCTGGGAGTGAGGAAAATTGGAGTGACAACCGTACCACCAATTGGGTGCTTGCCCCATCACACTGTTTGGCTCAGGGAGTAACCAATGCCTTGTCAGGATGAACCAAGATGATGTCTCCTTCAACAAGAAGCTCAACAGCACATCCTAAACCTGGCAGACCCTCCTTCCTGGTCTCAGACTTGTGGTGTTGGATATCTACCACCCTCTCCTGGACTTGATCACAAAACCCACTGAGAATGGTAAAATTTTCCGGGAAAACTTCTTTCTTGGCAGGTAATATTTATGATAGAAACTGGGAACTGATCCCAAGTTCATTATTCAAAACTCTCTGTTTTCAGGGTTCTTCGAATCTAGGAGGGTTTGGTGTGGCACTGGAACAATAGAAACTTCCATGCTTTGCAATGCAGGGTCTGTGGGGATATGCTCTAATGCTACACAGTATGGCTCTTACATTGAAGTCGATATGAGAGATACATTGGAAGGATTGAATGATGTGGTCATGGTAATTAAACTCTGAAATCATAGATGAATAATGTTGAAGGTTTGGGtctcttgaaatttttatatatagggcaattaaatttttatacaattttttttcataaaaaagataatcaaaatgacaTACTAATCACACATCTCACTTTCCTTATTTTGTTCTTTGACTATGAGGTGACACGGGCTCCTTTTAAGGTGACAATTTCCTTAGAACGAAagattgatgattgtactcttAATTTACGTAATTCTTATATTTAGTtatgcatttattatttttttttctttttctcaattaaaaaattaatataaaacaattTCTGAGATAGAAATGGACACTAATATGTGAATATAAGGGTGTCATGgactttttcttaaattttctctttgCCAAACGATCTAAcgaaattcatattttataagaaattatatgtatatataattttaagaatataaaataataacatttacAATTATAGATTATGTttgccaaatatatatatatatatattgaattaaaattttaaactctaAAGAAGAATGGTTTAAGTGGAGAAGTACCCTCGAATCTTCAAATCCTAATTCATGTAATGCAATTGAATTGTCTGTGTTCTTCGCCGCCGCTTGCAGCGGAATCCGTTCGAATCCCGCCACCAGTATGATCCatctttatttaataaattaagaaGAATATTCAGAGAAAGTATGTATCGATCGGTGTTCCCGACAGGTATTGCATCTGTCCCAGTGGCTACGAGGTAGCGAGCCCGAGAACGGCGGAGGCGCTCTACACGGGCTGCGTTAACTCCCGTGCTGATCAACGATCAACTACGTAGCGCCGTTTGGCGGCATACTGAACTTGAAATCGTTTTCAGTTGAAGTTTCGGTGAAGGAAATCTAGAACTCGAAGCAAATTCTTTCGGGCATCTCTAGACAGTACAAAAGATCGCAGAGGAGAGGCCTGCGGGTTACGAGGCATTTTCAGGTTAATTTTCCACCCAAGCGGTTTGATGTCTTATTACATGATTCTTCATTCCATATGGCTCAGAAGATTGAACATTCGCATTCCTTATTAGATTGATCAAGGAGGGAGCAGCCCAATAAGTTTGAGTGGAAGAGGAgtttgaattttgtaatttttattggtAATTTATAGGAAGCCCAGAACTATAGGTACTTGGCCAAACCCTTCAATTGTTACCTATAAGGTAGTTTATTGATTGCTCAAGGGCCCCCTACATGGATTTAGGGTGAGCACTTCCATTTATCACTTTTGTGTAAAAATCCCCCCTcccgagtgcgattttgttcatccCCTTTAACAAGGATGACCATCACCCTCACTATTTATGTGAGGGTGAAAAGTAACGGAACGGTCTGGAAAAGTAACGGAACGTTCCGTTACTTTTCACCCTCACATAAACAgtgagggtgatggtcaccccgttaaagaagtgaacaaaatcgctctcccccctcccccctcgcGACGTTTGGAGCCTTCTTGCTTGGCTACTTCACATACCTTTTCCCTATTGTGCTAAACTCGTGACCATGGTCGAACACCATTGTCCCGCTTGACTTCCCATTTTGGTAGCAATATTATTGTTTGATGGACAATATATATTTGCCATCAAAACCAACCACCGGTATGATTTTTTAGTTAATATGAtcgattttgaattttataataatagaaatgaaattaagaTAAAGTAAAATTGAGTATTGATTTACTCTCTCACTTTCTTCTCGTTGCATTGAAGCAACTCACTTCACCTAGTGTGTCTCCACAATCAATGTTACATTGACGATTGCTACTATACTTCTAAGATCACCTTATTTCATTTACATCTCCAAATactcatattttttctttatttttctcttctctttttaattaaatctatGCCCCTCTTATTTAGTCGTTCTTCCCAACTTCTTTCCAATTCCTTCTCCCAAATCTCTCCCCTTTCCTCACCCTAATGCTCACATAACCCATTCTCTCTTAGATATGACCAAAACCGCTCTTCCATACTAAAATCCAAAAACCCTATAGGTAAGTCTTTATCCCAAACCACCACTGCCTAATCTACCAAGAACTCCCTTCTTCCTTAATCATTTGGTTCTTCTGCTTGAATTGCTAGTTTTAGAAAAGGCACTCGCATTTGGTTCCTTTCCCAAGAAACACTATTGTTGTTGATTCTTCCCTTTGTGATTTTGACGAATTGAATAGAGGCTCTACTGTTGTCCAAACCATGGGACCCTGATACAACTTGATAAAGCTTTCACCCATCTTCGGCTTATCGAAGGTTAATGGTCGATCCTAAACCTCGTTTGTGTTTGGCCCTTGCTCAACCGTTGGTGATGCTAGAGAAGggtttgtttttgtatttttatttgagcTTCCATAGCAAGTGGTTGAGCCTAGAGGTTGTTTATTTTAgggattttatgtttttctttgttatttgcTTCTTGGGACTATTATCTTTCGATTGAGTTATTGTTGCTTGTTTGTTGGTTATGCAACTCTCTTTGACCTTTCACTAATTGGCTTTTGAGAAAGCATATCTGGTGGTTTCCTTTTACCCTAAGAACATCGACTTTTAGGGTCATTTCCTTTCCCTTGGTCAGGGCTACAACCCTTCAGGTCATTTCTTGAGCCCTTCCTTGGTAGCCACTTTGTTCATGAGCAAATTCTTATGACTTATGAGTGTTCATTTCACAACCATTAGTTTTCTTGTCTCTGAAGTTGCTTgcttttcttaaatttttattgtcgAGTCCCTTTTATCTTTTGTTATCTTTTATTGGTTGGCCTCTATATGGCCTATCCCACCCTCTCCATGTTCTTTTTTAtggtttataattttatcttcaatatatATTAGCTAAAAGAAAAGGACAAAAATCGTAATCTGCGTGGGATGAATCCTTACCTCATGGACGAAAACAAGGTCGGTTCCCTGGACTGTTCTTTccgcaactctctctctctctctctctctctctctctctcagaaaAAGCAAGAAATACAACAAAATCTGAAGCAACtgcttaagaaaaataatagaatagcATATGCTTCTTGTGTGTGGATAAGATCTAGCTACTAGCTAGAGACATGGGAGACTGTGTGGAAGATTTCTCTTTGCGgtgctcatcatcatcatcgtttTCAAAGCTTTGGAGGTTTATAATTCCATTGATTTTGGTGGTTGGCTTGGTGGTTCCTTGGGGTGGAAAGAAATCCAATTGGGCTTTCACTTCTCCAAGCTCTCCATGGCCATGGCGATCCACTTCTCAGGCTCCTATTTTGCTAGCTTCAACTATGGATAAAACTAGCAGGAGTAACAGGAAGGCGATAAATCTCAATCCGCAAAAACCAGTAAGACCCTTTATTTTCTTTCGCTAGttctagggttttttttttttttgctttgattAAAAAGAGgggttttctcttctttttttttgtttttgcttaaaCAAAGCGTACGTAAATCGGGTACTAGGATTCTCGTATGATGACTAGGATACTGCCTCGATGACTTGTTAAAAAGGATTTTTTGAATGAGATACCATTTAGGAAACAGAAAAGTTTCTGTCTGAACCTATTGAAATACAACTAAAGCTTTGTTCTTAGGTGGGTTTGTTTCTCGAGAATCTTGCAACTAGCAAGAGTTTTATCACAATGGAGACATAAAATCATTGTACATTTTAGggctaataataaaaaaaaattattttttttgcaaatttaaaatctaatataatactttcaattttgtcaattaGATCCCAATTGACTCAATTGAGTATAATTTCATCCACTATGTAAAATCAATTTAGGGAATGTGTATTCTATGTGGGGTGGCATACCAAgtgtaatatattaataatttatgtagaATACATATGTGCATataagcaaagaaaagaaaaaatgtatcTTTGCTATTGTCGTCGCCGCTATTGACTGCTATCAGCCCCTCGTAGTAGTCATTGACTGCATCAGTTGCAGTTTCCAACCATTGTGGTTgcttatttatcttttttggttgaaatggttgtctgagagagagagaagatgaataagaaaaagacaagatgaacaagaagaagatgaacaggaGAAGATGACCATCATAGTcacctattcatcttcttcgaCTATATACGATGGTCGTCTtcgagagaaagaaagagagagagagaagatgaatagaaagaagatgaacaagagAATATGACCTTCACGATCGCTTGTTTGTCTTATTTGGCCATAATGGTCGTCTtcgagagaaaaagagaagacgAACACGAATAGGAGAAGACAACTATCACGACTACCTGTTCACTTTCTCCAATTGCGATGGTCGtctgagagagaaagagaaataagacAAATAGGAGAAGATGACCATCGCGACCACCTATTTGCCTTCTCCAACCACGATGGTTgtctttgagagagagaagacaacTATTGCGGCTGCCTGTTCTTTTTCTCCAACTGCGATGGTTGTCTTtaattaagagagagaaaagacaaCACGATGATGACCATCGAAGACATGAAGAGAAACATATATTTGTAATGGTCGGAACTGCAACTGATGCGGCTGATGGTTGTGGACGGCAACAAGGACCACAACAATGAagatacatttttttatttatttatgtgtgcATGTTGGTGCCACGTCAAGTGGAACACTCTCCCTAAATCAATTTTATGTGGTGGATAACATTGCactcaattaaatcaattagaatctaattatcaaaattgaaataattggaTTATAttgtaaatttgcaaaaatgtttgaatttttttttgttgctattaacctatttttttgttctgaagaaaaaagaaattaaagcaGCTCTTTGGATCCTTAGATTGTTGATCAATTGTTAATCTGTCGGCAGGaaaaagaggaggaagaaagattGAATGTTGGTAAAAGTGGATCTTACTTTGTTCCTTCCATGGTTGAGAATACACCGTTCCCCATCAGATCGGCAAGATCACAGAAAAGCCATGGCA
This window harbors:
- the LOC127790344 gene encoding GDSL esterase/lipase At5g03820-like; the protein is MGFCMLSVFIIIGVAVVAVKVAEGQIVPMLCVFGDSVVDVGNNNNLNTMIKANFLTHGREFVTHKLTGRFCNGKLATDFTAEYLGFSSYPPTYLSQDANGKNLLTGANFASGYFDGTAQFYGAISLSQQLAYYKEYQDELVGTKTNGIHLLSAGSSDFLQTITTSILSSKPSPLISFQTFSSDPSLLLSRLGVRKIGVTTVPPIGCLPHHTVWLRE